A DNA window from Calliphora vicina chromosome 1, idCalVici1.1, whole genome shotgun sequence contains the following coding sequences:
- the LOC135949322 gene encoding uncharacterized protein LOC135949322, with protein MVQKSNPAVNFFKSIYHNEFQWSVVKSFGLFFLGVRIAKEFVGVEIMPAIHH; from the coding sequence ATGGTGCAAAAAAGTAATCCTGCTGTAAATTTCTTCAAAAGCATTTATCACAATGAATTTCAATGGTCTGTGGTAAAAAGTTTTGGATTATTCTTCTTGGGAGTACGAATTGCCAAAGAATTTGTGGGTGTTGAAATAATGCCAGCCATTCACCATTAA
- the LOC135949606 gene encoding uncharacterized protein LOC135949606, whose product MAASKRRCKFDLIQLVVFCTNFERTCPVDCSFAFLDVKKQELERRWVKLVESYEEYVLEDEETDGDDHKDEVSLRYEEASDLYQALKTKILEKMKKTTVNENRPTSSRSTLKLPACDIQNFDGGYSKWPAFRDMFQAVIGKDSSVAPAQKLYYLRTKVRGEAYQAIKDFNLVDDNFQLAWEKLKNRFENRRLLVQDQVKKIHSVTPAQNENIKSLRQIQNTVNDCLVILKNYKI is encoded by the coding sequence ATGGCGGCATCAAAGAGAAGATGCAAGTTTGACCTGATTCAGTTGGTAGTATTCTGCACAAACTTTGAGAGAACTTGTCCCGTAGATTGTTCGTTTGCGTTTCTTGATGTCAAAAAACAAGAGTTAGAAAGAAGATGGGTCAAGTTAGTCGAATCATATGAGGAATATGTTTTAGAAGATGAGGAAACGGATGGTGACGACCATAAAGATGAGGTTTCCTTAAGATATGAAGAAGCTAGCGATTTATACCAggccttaaaaactaaaattttggaaaaaatgaaAAAGACCACAGTAAATGAGAATAGGCCTACAAGTAGCAGATCCACATTAAAGTTGCCAGCATGtgacatacaaaatttcgaCGGCGGTTACTCGAAGTGGCCTGCGTTCCGAGATATGTTCCAGGCAGTTATAGGAAAAGATTCATCAGTAGCTCCAGCccaaaaattatactatttgcGAACCAAAGTGAGGGGGGAGGCCTACCAAGCCATAAAGGATTTTAACTTGGTAGATGATAATTTCCAATTGGCTTGGGAGAAATTAAAGAACAGATTTGAAAATAGAAGGCTCTTGGTACAAGATCAAGTTAAAAAGATTCATTCGGTCACTCCAGCTCAAAATGAAAACATCAAATCTCTTAGGCAAATTCAGAACACAGTTAACGACTGTTTAGTAATTCtaaagaattataaaatttaa